Proteins from a genomic interval of Channa argus isolate prfri chromosome 11, Channa argus male v1.0, whole genome shotgun sequence:
- the ccdc125 gene encoding coiled-coil domain-containing protein 125 isoform X1, protein MFRFNLLQMQEVSEVCGRDDDMVDGDLGDGMRVRAAPSSTKKKSQSFASVSEAPLHGAGEAAWIPGLKTAEPEQRARWKLPRCSSLVDLSKDELKDRLQEANEVIEMLCCELEVAHRYLEGKYEALKILQGKAILDKATTHTKCLVQKSEERAKALEKEVNSLQWELSFNQVQMKKSEQSWEEKYNRILSENKTLTDNLEQKGSEILQLRAENSALSQQCLELLSMLNVKEQRVYQGTKPQHSPDREASVLELAVLGACRCPGTAEACPCSRTAANSRKQLVQLQQELDAQRLRREEALMVADAFRIAFEQQLRKRSEHFLLLAEANILKSHHYKADGANRSPLISVSQKLRGLLPSSLDVNMSDDLLVTLDRLLDLLNDKEEALAHQRKVSIMLAHSAEELQKQLHRDSHCLPSGPSESSKQPQDPSELQIQSQQTTDLSESKIQPQASSESNIQVQQEPTDSELQPGQSLHLSESKTEAHKLPDPSQTNTECLSNHKSQRCEVKQSDQSGSLSCNTKHQKRMMEDACFTEELDLA, encoded by the exons AT GTTTAGGTTTAATCTATTGCAGATGCAGGAGGTCAGTGAGGTCTGCGGCCGGGATGACGACATGGTGGATGGAGATCTGGGTGACGGGATGAGAGTCAGAGCAGCGCCTAGCTCAACTAAGAAGAAGAGCCAAAGCTTTGCCAGTGTCTCAGAGGCACCACTGCATGGAGCAGGAGAGGCAGCCTGGATCCCTGGACTGAAGACTGCAGAGCCCGAGCAGAGAGCCCGCTGGAAGCTGCCACGCTGTA GCTCTCTTGTTGACCTGTCCAAAGACGAATTGAAAGACAGACTACAAGAAGCAAATGAG GTTATAGAGATGCTTTGTTGTGAGCTAGAAGTGGCACATCGTTACCTTGAAGGCAAATATGAAGCTTTGAAGATCTTACAgggaaag gcCATTCTTGACAAAGCCACAACTCACACTAAATGTCTGGTGCAGAAAAGTGAGGAACGGGCCAAAGCTCTGGAGAAG GAGGTGAATAGTCTGCAGTGGGAGCTCAGCTTCAACCAGGTCCAGATGAAGAAGTCTGAGCAGTCCTGGGAGGAGAAATACAACAG AATTCTGAGTGAGAACAAGACCCTGACTGATAACCTGGAGCAGAAAGGGAGCGAGATCCTGCAGCTCCGGGCAGAAAACTCTG ctctgAGTCAGCAGTGCTTGGAGCTCCTTTCCATGTTGAATGTGAAGGAGCAGAGAGTTTACCAAGGAACCAAACCTCAGCACAGCCCAGATAGAGAAGCAAGTGTTCTGGAG ctGGCAGTGTTAGGGGCCTGCCGGTGTCCTGGTACTGCTGAAGCTTGTCCATGCAGTCGTACTGCAGCTAATAGCAGGAAACAACTTGTCCAGCTGCAACAGGAG CTTGATGCACAACGTTTGAGGAGAGAGGAGGCCTTGATGGTTGCAGATGCTTTTCGCATTGCCTTTGAACAACAGCTGAGGAAACGAAGCGAACACTTCCTGCTGCTGGCTGAGGCCAACATCCTGAAATCTCATCACTACAAGGCTGACG GTGCTAACAGGAGTCCTTTAATCAGTGTGAGCCAGAAGTTGAGAGGATTGCTGCCTTCCAGTTTGGACGTGAATATGTCTGATGATCTTTTAGTCACTCTAGACAGACTGCTGGACTTG cTGAATGACAAGGAGGAGGCCCTGGCCCACCAGAGGAAGGTGAGCATCATGTTAGCTCATAGCGCTGAGGAGCTGCAGAAACAGCTGCATCGAGATTCACACTGCCTGCCATCAGGTCCATCAGAGTCCAGCAAGCAACCTCAAGATCCATCAGAGCTTCAAATCCAGTCACAACAGACAACTGATTTATCAGAGTCTAAGATCCAACCACAAGCTTCATCAGAGTCCAACATTCAAGTGCAACAAGAGCCAACAGATTCCGAGCTTCAGCCAGGACAATCACTTCATCTGTCAGAGTCTAAAACTGAAGCACACAAGCTGCCAGATCCATCACAGACTAACACCGAGTGCCTATCTAACCACAAAAGCCAGAGGTGTGAAGTAAAACAATCAGACCAATCAGGGTCCTTATCCTGTAACACAAAACACCAGAAAAGAATGATGGAAGATGCGTGTTTCACAGAGGAGTTGGACCTAGCATAA
- the ccdc125 gene encoding coiled-coil domain-containing protein 125 isoform X2, whose product MQEVSEVCGRDDDMVDGDLGDGMRVRAAPSSTKKKSQSFASVSEAPLHGAGEAAWIPGLKTAEPEQRARWKLPRCSSLVDLSKDELKDRLQEANEVIEMLCCELEVAHRYLEGKYEALKILQGKAILDKATTHTKCLVQKSEERAKALEKEVNSLQWELSFNQVQMKKSEQSWEEKYNRILSENKTLTDNLEQKGSEILQLRAENSALSQQCLELLSMLNVKEQRVYQGTKPQHSPDREASVLELAVLGACRCPGTAEACPCSRTAANSRKQLVQLQQELDAQRLRREEALMVADAFRIAFEQQLRKRSEHFLLLAEANILKSHHYKADGANRSPLISVSQKLRGLLPSSLDVNMSDDLLVTLDRLLDLLNDKEEALAHQRKVSIMLAHSAEELQKQLHRDSHCLPSGPSESSKQPQDPSELQIQSQQTTDLSESKIQPQASSESNIQVQQEPTDSELQPGQSLHLSESKTEAHKLPDPSQTNTECLSNHKSQRCEVKQSDQSGSLSCNTKHQKRMMEDACFTEELDLA is encoded by the exons ATGCAGGAGGTCAGTGAGGTCTGCGGCCGGGATGACGACATGGTGGATGGAGATCTGGGTGACGGGATGAGAGTCAGAGCAGCGCCTAGCTCAACTAAGAAGAAGAGCCAAAGCTTTGCCAGTGTCTCAGAGGCACCACTGCATGGAGCAGGAGAGGCAGCCTGGATCCCTGGACTGAAGACTGCAGAGCCCGAGCAGAGAGCCCGCTGGAAGCTGCCACGCTGTA GCTCTCTTGTTGACCTGTCCAAAGACGAATTGAAAGACAGACTACAAGAAGCAAATGAG GTTATAGAGATGCTTTGTTGTGAGCTAGAAGTGGCACATCGTTACCTTGAAGGCAAATATGAAGCTTTGAAGATCTTACAgggaaag gcCATTCTTGACAAAGCCACAACTCACACTAAATGTCTGGTGCAGAAAAGTGAGGAACGGGCCAAAGCTCTGGAGAAG GAGGTGAATAGTCTGCAGTGGGAGCTCAGCTTCAACCAGGTCCAGATGAAGAAGTCTGAGCAGTCCTGGGAGGAGAAATACAACAG AATTCTGAGTGAGAACAAGACCCTGACTGATAACCTGGAGCAGAAAGGGAGCGAGATCCTGCAGCTCCGGGCAGAAAACTCTG ctctgAGTCAGCAGTGCTTGGAGCTCCTTTCCATGTTGAATGTGAAGGAGCAGAGAGTTTACCAAGGAACCAAACCTCAGCACAGCCCAGATAGAGAAGCAAGTGTTCTGGAG ctGGCAGTGTTAGGGGCCTGCCGGTGTCCTGGTACTGCTGAAGCTTGTCCATGCAGTCGTACTGCAGCTAATAGCAGGAAACAACTTGTCCAGCTGCAACAGGAG CTTGATGCACAACGTTTGAGGAGAGAGGAGGCCTTGATGGTTGCAGATGCTTTTCGCATTGCCTTTGAACAACAGCTGAGGAAACGAAGCGAACACTTCCTGCTGCTGGCTGAGGCCAACATCCTGAAATCTCATCACTACAAGGCTGACG GTGCTAACAGGAGTCCTTTAATCAGTGTGAGCCAGAAGTTGAGAGGATTGCTGCCTTCCAGTTTGGACGTGAATATGTCTGATGATCTTTTAGTCACTCTAGACAGACTGCTGGACTTG cTGAATGACAAGGAGGAGGCCCTGGCCCACCAGAGGAAGGTGAGCATCATGTTAGCTCATAGCGCTGAGGAGCTGCAGAAACAGCTGCATCGAGATTCACACTGCCTGCCATCAGGTCCATCAGAGTCCAGCAAGCAACCTCAAGATCCATCAGAGCTTCAAATCCAGTCACAACAGACAACTGATTTATCAGAGTCTAAGATCCAACCACAAGCTTCATCAGAGTCCAACATTCAAGTGCAACAAGAGCCAACAGATTCCGAGCTTCAGCCAGGACAATCACTTCATCTGTCAGAGTCTAAAACTGAAGCACACAAGCTGCCAGATCCATCACAGACTAACACCGAGTGCCTATCTAACCACAAAAGCCAGAGGTGTGAAGTAAAACAATCAGACCAATCAGGGTCCTTATCCTGTAACACAAAACACCAGAAAAGAATGATGGAAGATGCGTGTTTCACAGAGGAGTTGGACCTAGCATAA